One Klebsiella electrica genomic window, ACTTTGCTGGAACACATTACCGTCCGCCCCGGAAGCCATAAAGCCCATCAACGGGTTCGGCAGCGGTACACCCTCGGCCTTAACAAATACCCAGGCCGGCACAACCGGAATGAATTTCATGGTCTCAATATTATTAGTCACCGGATCGTGCGCATCCGTCACAAAACCCGCAGGCTGTAAAACCTGACGTCGGTTTTCAGGCGTGATGCGCTCACCGCACGCATCATTGGTACAGAATAAATCTCCCGAACCGCCAATACCTTCCTCATAGCCTAACGTACCGCATTTGTGACAACGCCAGGCGCTATCCAGGCGCTGAGCTTCATTGGTATCAGCATTGAGATTATGCCAGTGCAGAGACACCCCAGCGGAGCGGAAGACCCGTCCATCAAGGATAATCTCCGCGCCCGGCGCATACTCACGGATCGCCACGGAAAGGTTGCGTGAAGGCAAGCCTTTATAACGCGAGACGTTATCTTCACGATCGCTCTTATCACGGACTTTGTACGTTTTCTCGCGGATATAATCTTCCATGGTGAAGTTATCAAAAGTGACAACATCCGTTGGGAAGCCATATCCAGGCAGGAAGGTTCTGGCCGCCAAATCGCGCAGCAGATACTCGCCGCAGTGCCGTTTTTTCTCTAGCTCCAGACGTTTGCGATACGGCGTATTGGGCTGCGATTCACTTTCCTGCTTAACAAGATCGCGATAAATTCCCAGCCAGCGCTTCTGCAGCGCCGCAATCGCGTCGCACGTTTTATCCCGCAGCTTTTCTGCCGCAACGCCATGAAGCGCGGTGCCTTTAACCAAGCGAACCAAAGCTGCATCAATACTCAGCGTCGGACGCTCCAGCCAGGCTTTGAAACGGTTACACACCGACTGTTCAAGCTCTTCACCAAAGAACCACTGACTATTAAGGCTGGTGCGTTCTTTTTCGGTTTCACCGATGACATGGCACAAATAATCTGACAGCAGCAGAGAATTGACGTGGCGCTGTACCAAGCGCTCAGAATTCATTGCCACCATCGGCGCAGGGATCACCGTTTCAAAAGGCCAGAGAGGGTTAGCAAAAACCTGCCGATCGTGCGGGTTGCCTTTGCACAACGTGTAAGAAATAGCGCGGGACTCTTTGCTACGCCCGGCACGCCCGGCACGCTGCAAATAGTTAGCGGGGTGCGGCGGGACGTTATTCATCACCACAGCAGAAATCCCGCCAATATCCACGCCCATTTCCATGGTGGTTGAACAGTTAAGAACGTTGAGCTGTCCGTTTTTAAACATACGTTCATAACTTTGCAGACGTTCGGATGATTGCTGGGCGGAATGCTCTGCCGTGCGGTAGTAAAATCCACCTTCAACGACGCGATCGTTAATGTCCGTCCAGAGGTTTTGCGAACGTAATTGCGCCACCAGAGGGTCCTGCCCCAGCCAGTCACGAACTTTTCTTAACCCATCGACATAATCATCCTGAGAACGATCGTGCTGCCAAATCTCAGGCAGCGTCACCGCCTGGGCGACAAAGGCGTCATATTGTGCACTGGTCAGCCGTTCAAACTGAATATGCATTGGCAGATAAGGCGTCAGACCTCTGAAAGCCGTCGCCAGTAATTTATTGGTTACCGGGCAAATGTAGGCTTTTTGTACCAGAGAGAATGTCAGATGCTCTTTAGGTAAATAAAAACGGTTGCCGTCGGATTTCAATACCGCTAATGACCCCGTCAACTGAAGCCAGGCCTCTTTTAGCCACGCATTAACGATATCGATTGTGACCGTATTTACGCTGCTGAATTTAGCGCCGAGGATCAAAAGTTTGACCAGGCGCTGCGTGACGTTACCGTGACGAATTTGCGGCCAGCGTTTAACCTGGTTGTCATCAGGTTCTTTCGAATCGGGGTTACGGACAAATTTTGAAGAGAAACGGCTACCGATCCAGTTTTTCAGATCCTCATCCAGCTGGGTGTAGTTGCTTTCCCTGACATAAAAATCCAGCGTAACTCTAAGAAAATCACGCCAGTCATCCAGAGTTAACCCTTTATCTTGCCAATGAGCAGGAATGCTATGCGCCTTCTCCAGCCCCTGATAGCCCACCTGAACCAGCCCTTGTGTCTCCAGGCTGTTGGTGCGTTTCGGGCGTCGCATAAATTCACGGAAAAGCAGCATTTCAGCGAGCTTTAAAGGACCACCATTTTCAGTGAAGATTTCAGGCTTGAGATAGTGGTTATACTGCAAGATAGGACCTTTGATATCCGCCTTATCTTTCAATTCCTTGACCATTTCAGGCCAGGAAAGAGAAATCAAAACCGTATCGACTTTTCCGCCAGTGGCTTGTTGTATAGCCTGTTCAAGAAGGGCTAATTCTGCTTCAGCTTGTTTTGCCGCATCAGGCATTCCCCACTGCAGTAAGTTTTTAATCCTGATTTTTCCCTGCTCGGCCATTTCAATCATTTCTTTAACATTGGCCTGATCGTTAGGTTTGTTGACTATTTTTTGTCGTTGATGCCAAGAGAGAATATCCACCACGCTACCACGCAAACGGCTGCGCTCCGCTTCCTGCTGCATCCGCACCGCCATTCGTGCCGTTCCCTGACGGCTATCAGTGAAGGTGATCAGTCGACGCCCTCGTCCAGGCAAAGAAAGTGGGCCAACCCCCTCTTTACCTTCATCACTGATAAAGTCCTGACAATATTCCAGCACGGTAGGCACTATATTCGTCACATAAAAAGGCCCACCTAACAGTGCCCGCCGGAAGGGCTGTTTACCTTTGCCCCCTCTATAACCGCAGTTGCTGGCGCTACAGACCTGCTCGATATCATTCATCGCCAGCGGAATACTATCCGGGTTAACGACGCCAATACTTCGAGTGTGGCGATCGAGGCGCTGCACGATATAGCCCATTTCGGTATTACATTCCGCGGCAATAATATGGGGTGGCTGGAATACCTGTTCTTTTTGAACTTTTTCACTCGAAGAGTCAAAATCATCAGGTGCTTCATCCTGCAGCGAAAACTCATCCCCGCCTTTATTATCCCACTGTACAAGCTTTCCTTTTTTGTCCCGGGCAAGTAAATGCGGTTCATTACACTCATTACAGAACGCGAGTTCATATACGGGGCTGCCACACTCGCAATTTTGCCGCTGATTCACATACACATTGCCAAAAGGCCATCCTTTATCCAGCGCAGTATTAAGTTTAGCGGAACACTGTTTATCCACGCAGGCCCATATCCCTTGGGTATTACGCTGGAAAATATGCGCCCTGACTTTCAGGAATGCCGGTTCCTCCGCATTCGGAAGCGTACCGGTGCAGAGATCGAGCCAGCGCAAAATATCCTGCTGAGTGTATTGATGTTTTGTTAGCTCATTCAAACGCTGGGTCAGCGTCTCAAGCTTCATCGGTTTGGGTTGGCTCACAAGCATTTCGCGGAGATGACGCGCTTGCGGTGAGTGGGTCAGCGCGGTGTAGCGCTCAAGGCTAATACCGTCCCCATAAGAATCAGGAATATGCTCAAGCTCATCCAGGGATAAAGAAAGATGCTGACACGGCTCCAGATCAGGAATGACGCGGCTACCTCCCAGAACATCAATACGTTCCTGTGGCACACCGGACAGCTCAGATAAGAATTTTTTCAGCTGCTTTTCAGCATCATTTCCGGCAATAGTCGCAGATGTTGCAACAAAGCGGACATCATCAGGTGTAACGCCAAATGCCGTCATGACACGACGGAGTTGTAAAGCCAGTTCAGCAGCCTGAGATCCTACATAGGTATGGGCTTCATCCAGAACGATCCAGCGTAATGATTTTTCCGCTTTAGATTTCTGAATAATAGGTGCATCAACCTGACGCACCATCATGTATTCCAGCATGGTACCGTTTGTGACCAGAACAGGCGCAGGTTCCTCACGCATTTTCTCACGCGAAAGCACCTCGTTTGGCCGGTTTGCCTGCTCACTTTTTACTGAGGCATGCAGCTCTTCAGTATTACCGTTATACAGACAGTACCGAATCCCGGTTCCAAAACCTCGGGTCCAGGCATCTAAACGTTCACGCTGTGAATTGATCAGGGCATTCAGGGGATAAAGGAAAAGGGCTCGAACGCCTATGAGCGGTTTTTTCCCGTTGTCCCGTAGTTCACGATAAAGATCTTCCAGCACCGGAACCATGAAGCACTCTGTTTTACCCGAGCCCGTGCCGCTGGTCACAACCACCGAATGTTTTTTATCAAGTAATGCTTGCCAGCTGGCTAACTGATGTGTGAACGGTTTCCAGGTTGAGCCAAAACGATAACGTCCGTTTTCTTCGTTATCGAGAGAATCAACAACCTCCTTACTCAGTAACGTTTGCTTTGTGGCAAGATCCCTCATCGTGAAATTTGACTCTTTCCAGCCAAATGTCTGTTCAAACACGGGGGAAGCCAGAAATGTTCCATCCTTTCCACATTCAGCCGCCATCTGCTGCGCAAGGTGCTCGCGAAGATGCGGGTTGGTTACGCCCATTATGCTCAGCGTAGCTTCCGTCGAACGAGATAACGACTGTTCAATCAGCGAAGAAAAATAGCGTGTAGTCATCCTTATTCCTTTTTATTTTTCAGCCACATTACGCAATAAGCAATACTGGAAAATGGCATTAAACCATCGCGAGTCAAAATCTCTGACTTGTCTTAAGAAAAATACGGCACCAGGTTTATTTTCAAAAACGCTGTCAAATGTTGTTTTGCCACATGCAACAGCGGCAGCAAATATGGGGAGCAAAGTGACGGAATATCGGTAGCTAGTATCAGGCGAAACCTCTATAACGGGATCCTTTTGCGACGTATACCAACGAAAAAGACCCGGCCCGCCAAACTCAGGCCAACGAGATTCACCATGTTCACGTAAGAGCTCCTGATACCACTCATGAATGATGTCTTTTATCATTTGTGCCGGAAAAGTCGGTGGTAATTTCCCTTGGTCTAACCATATTTGCACCTCGCTGGCATAGGTTGGAAATACAGTCCCTAATTGCTGGAACATTCGACCCAGTAGCTTTGTCTGCATTTCCTCCGGAGCACCTTTATGAGTCAGAAACGCTCGAAAACACATCGCGGCGTGTTTAACCTCGGTAATAGGCAAAAACTCCCAGAAAACAGGAAACTCGCTTTCAATACGGCTGAGATAATCAATGGACATCTCAAATTTAAACAGTGACATTGCCAATGCCTGTGGATGCTGGACCAAGGCACGCCATACCTCAAAAGTAGCCAGCGGTAAATATCCAAACTGATCGTATAAGTTACGTAAGAACTGCCATCCCGAGTGTGCAGGGTCGCTCGCCATTTGTTCCAGAACTAACGTAATGGTATTTACACCCGACCGGGGATTAAAAAGCTGCGTTGCCTTTTGCAGGGATTGAATTGCCGTAGTATCGCTTTGGATGACCGGCTCGCCTGCAATGTAGCAAGGCCGAAATGAAGCTTCTTCACCTTGTTTTGGAACAACTATCCATGGGCCATTTTTTTGTATTGTCGAACTTAATTCGAATTCACCGACCGGTACACCTTCGCTCATTCTCGATACAAGCGGTATTGCCTTTCTTTCTGGCTCACTGAGTAACATAATAACGGGTGAAGGGATCTGTCCTGTACGATTGCTCACTGAATTAGCAAGAAGCAGCTGCATTTCCCGATTATACTCAAGGCTATATTTATAGCGTCTGATTTGCCAGGTAAAGGAACTACCTCCGCCCTCAATACGCATATCCACCGTTTGATCAATCCCTTCTTCCAGGGAAAGTAAATTGTCAATATGCTCCCTTAAACTGTATAAAGTAAGCTCTACCGGGCTTTCTCCCGCACTATAGCGCCACTCATACCATGCCTGCATTCCGCTACGGGAGCGTAAACGTAGTTCAAGTTGGTATCGCGTAGGTTCGCCATTTTTTCCAAAAAGAAAAGCCCTGGCCCCCAAAAGATCGTTAATTGTTAAATTCTTCGGCAAAGGTTTCTCATCTTTATCGAAGACAAGGCAACCTCGGGCAGGGAAAGGGAGAGAAATAACAACGGGATTTGCAGCAAGGTTTGGTGTTATCTGCAGTGAAATTGATGCCGGGGGAACCCCCTCAGTTTTCATCATTATTTCTGTGCAGCCTGGTAATCGCTTCCTATCAATCTCCAGTGATTTTTCTTTCAAACTATACAAACAAGGATGTTTGGTATTAATAATGAAAGACCCTTCGTTTGCTTGTTCTCCATTTTTTATTTCCAGGCAAAAATCATTGGGAAGAATACCTATTTTCTTGCGCAGTAGCGTTTCATTATTCTCGTTACGCACTGAAATAAACTGAGCACCCATTTCCTCTTGCACATCACAATTATCTATAAATGTGCCGTTGAAAAAAAGTTTATAATGATGAGTTAATAGATTCTCAGAATTTTGGGAAATACCAGGAACACCAAGGAAGAGCTCATCTGGGTAGCTTGTCCAGTTTAATCGCCTCCCCTGGAAAGAGAACCCAGTCTGGATAATCTGCTCTCTTCCTGTCTTTATCCGGTACGTTTCATCGCCTTCAATCAGAATATCCTGGCGCCCTTTGACAATCAGAGCACGGTATCCCAAAGGCGAAAAATCGGTTTCGCAATCCTCGAGATCTGAGGCCAGACAACCATCCTTTGGCAATACAATGAGCACATGACTGCCACGTACGCTGCAAGATGCTTGTCCTTGTAGCAACCATTCACTTTTATCAAAAACAAAAACTAATGGCACATCGCCAACGGCAACCTCACTTCCCTCCAACAGCCTGGAGCCGATAAGCATCCCTCCTGCTCTCGCCACAATAAACAAGCTGGCAGCGGGCTTTTTCCGAAAAAACTTAATTTCACGCTTACGAACTCTCATTTTAGCCTGTGAATTGCTCAGCGTTGCATAGGCAGGCCCCAGGCTCGCAATTTCGCTACCATCTTCATAAATAGCAAGCTCGAAACGCGTTGTAGAAGGTTCACTATCAATCGAAAAACTCAGCTCTTCCGGCAGAGAAATGAGAGCCTGTAAAGCCTCAGGATGATTTTCTGACCATAAGAACTGGCATAGGGTTGTTCTATTTTTTTGAAGGCGAGGTTTGGATTCAGTAGACGCTGTTCGTAAAAGCCCATTAAGGAAACTGGTCCCTGTATCGTCATCAAGAGGAACGGGGAAGTTGTCCCGCCACTTAGGATGAACACGATCAAGCTCTTTTACGGGTTCGGTGTGGTTACTCAGGTCATAAATTTGCACAAGAGACACTAACTGTTCAGCCATCCGACTAATAAGCTCAACTGAAGTATCCTCTTTGAAAACGACTGGCAGGGATGATTTTTCTACCGCCGCATAAACTAAAGTAAACGTTGGAATGTTAGAAGATTGGGCCTGATCGTATTGATTAAGAATGAGAGAGAACATCGACTGAAAACGGCTATTAGATTCCTTTAGCAACCTGAAAGGTAGACCGCCTTCACTGAATAAGGACCCTAAAAAATTCCTCCTTTCTGTATCATAGAACCGCACGGGGCGCCCCCAGTACTCGTCCAGGCCTTTAGGGATTATTTTCCCCATTTCCGAGGAAGATGCTGATACGCCTATCGTTTTATAAATTGGCTCCCATGCCCATCCACACTCCCTTTCATAATCTCTTCGATACCACTCTGAGCAGAACAATGTGAAGCAGGCTGCGTATCCTTTATCACTTTTGTAACCATCGGGTAACCCTATCGCCCTCAGCAACCGCTTCAATTCGCCATATTCATCACTCGTTGCATGGTACTCATAAAGAGGGCGATTATCAGGTTTTCTTAAACTTCTACGATTTAGAAATTTGACTAACCACGGAGTACACTTAAGTATTGATATATGTTCTGTATGACTCAAAGTATGCTCCTTTTATTTTCATAGTGAATAAATATGATAGGAAGATATTTTTATATGGTAAAATAAAACTCAAAACTGTTCAGTATACATCCTTTCTGCATGGACACCACCTCCAAATTTAAGTAGGTTCCTTAATGAAGGATAGATAGTGTCACTTATTCCAATTATTTGATTTAACAGAAAAATACACTAAGAAGATGTTAAACTTTTATCTATAATTGAAAATGTAAATATCACATACAACTATAGCAATGAATAGGCCCAGAGAGTTCAGAAAATCGAGAAACAGGAAACTAGTGAGTTATTTTAATGGAAAAAACACAAAAAGTCCGCTCTTGAGCGACATGATTGTATCTTTTGGTGTGAAGATCAACTCTCAATTCCCATACATACCTTTGGTCTTTTCCAAAATACCTAAAGCCTGACACGACAAGGGAACAAGATGAGGAGTCCGCATCTTTGAACCACGCTGAGAATGTTTAACACCGTCCAACGGTTCACGCTCACCGGGGATTGTCCACATGGCCGTTTCAAAATCTACTTCTGACCAACGAGCAAATCGCAGCTCGCTCGAGCGGATAAAGACTAACAAGGTAAGTTCGACAGCAAGTCGGGTTAACGGTCTGCCAGAGTAGTGATCAATGCGGTGAAGTAATTCGGGAATACGTTCAAGATCCAGAGCCGCACGGTGCTTTCTTTTCGCTGTAGCAACCGCACCAGCAATCTCTTGCGCGGGGTTGTAATCGATTAAGCCGCTCTGAACGGCAAAGCGCATAATCGCGGTAGTACGCTGCTGTAAACGGACGGCAACTTCGAGCCGTCCGGATGACTCGACTGCTTTGATGGGTACAAGCAGATCCCGTGTCTTCAGTTCCGCAATGTTCCGCTTACCGATAGCAGCAAAGAGATTATCTTCAAGGCTTTTCAAAACAAAGGCTTTTCAATACACGAGCGCTATGCGATGCCGACCATTTTTGATTACTAGCGTGCCATTCTCTGGCAACCACTTCAAACGTTATTGCCTCTTGCTCCTGCTCTACCTTAACGGCTTTCTTGTTTTCACTGGGATCGATGCCATTAGCTAATAGCTTACGGGCCTCATCCTTACGTGCCCTGGCATCCGCCAGCGAGACTTCAGGGTATTTCCCCAACGCCAACATATTCTCTTTACCACCAAAGCGATAACGAAGCCGCCAGTATTTTGAGCCATTCGGGTGAACCAGCAAAACCATGCCTTCACCGTCGGTCAGTTTATAGGCTTTTGCTTCAGGCTTAGCCGAACGAACCTTCACATCACTCAGAGCCATGATGAGTATCCTTTCAAGGGTTCTATGTGGGTACAAACATTATCGAACCGGAATATACCCGCAGTTGTACCCGCATCAGTAAGTTGATGTAGATTGAATCAGGTTGACTTAGGTTGAATGAAAAAGCGAGGAAAGCCTTGCGGATACTGGATTTCAGGCACAAAAAAAGACGTCCGTTGACGTCTATTGATGTTCCGATGGTGCCGAAGGCCGGACTCGAACCTAAGTCTCCACAACCTGCTGTAATCACGTTCCTGTTAGCCTTTAAAAGAACAATCGTAGGACCTTTTTGTTGTAGGGGCTACATCTTAAGTTTGATCCGGTGAACGAAATCAAACCGAGTGTTCGTGACGCCACAAAACACCAACGTATCATACCTATCTTTTGATGTTTATGGAGGTATGCTGGGTCGGGAGGCAAGAACGTTTGTCAGCTATGTGGGTAGTAAGTA contains:
- a CDS encoding STY4851/ECs_5259 family protein translates to MSHTEHISILKCTPWLVKFLNRRSLRKPDNRPLYEYHATSDEYGELKRLLRAIGLPDGYKSDKGYAACFTLFCSEWYRRDYERECGWAWEPIYKTIGVSASSSEMGKIIPKGLDEYWGRPVRFYDTERRNFLGSLFSEGGLPFRLLKESNSRFQSMFSLILNQYDQAQSSNIPTFTLVYAAVEKSSLPVVFKEDTSVELISRMAEQLVSLVQIYDLSNHTEPVKELDRVHPKWRDNFPVPLDDDTGTSFLNGLLRTASTESKPRLQKNRTTLCQFLWSENHPEALQALISLPEELSFSIDSEPSTTRFELAIYEDGSEIASLGPAYATLSNSQAKMRVRKREIKFFRKKPAASLFIVARAGGMLIGSRLLEGSEVAVGDVPLVFVFDKSEWLLQGQASCSVRGSHVLIVLPKDGCLASDLEDCETDFSPLGYRALIVKGRQDILIEGDETYRIKTGREQIIQTGFSFQGRRLNWTSYPDELFLGVPGISQNSENLLTHHYKLFFNGTFIDNCDVQEEMGAQFISVRNENNETLLRKKIGILPNDFCLEIKNGEQANEGSFIINTKHPCLYSLKEKSLEIDRKRLPGCTEIMMKTEGVPPASISLQITPNLAANPVVISLPFPARGCLVFDKDEKPLPKNLTINDLLGARAFLFGKNGEPTRYQLELRLRSRSGMQAWYEWRYSAGESPVELTLYSLREHIDNLLSLEEGIDQTVDMRIEGGGSSFTWQIRRYKYSLEYNREMQLLLANSVSNRTGQIPSPVIMLLSEPERKAIPLVSRMSEGVPVGEFELSSTIQKNGPWIVVPKQGEEASFRPCYIAGEPVIQSDTTAIQSLQKATQLFNPRSGVNTITLVLEQMASDPAHSGWQFLRNLYDQFGYLPLATFEVWRALVQHPQALAMSLFKFEMSIDYLSRIESEFPVFWEFLPITEVKHAAMCFRAFLTHKGAPEEMQTKLLGRMFQQLGTVFPTYASEVQIWLDQGKLPPTFPAQMIKDIIHEWYQELLREHGESRWPEFGGPGLFRWYTSQKDPVIEVSPDTSYRYSVTLLPIFAAAVACGKTTFDSVFENKPGAVFFLRQVRDFDSRWFNAIFQYCLLRNVAEK